The Paenibacillus uliginis N3/975 genome has a window encoding:
- a CDS encoding RsiV family protein yields the protein MNDRLNNMKKKYESVPIPEELDLVVKRAIKQRKNRRIKLQSLAGGAAASILLFAGVNTSPTFAAAISDVPVLGNLVKVITISEYTQKDDSSETNIKTPAITNLDNPPLEEALNSKYAEENKKLYESFRDEVEELEKTGNANMSLDSGYEIITDTDRLLTLSRYVTTTAASAAETRTYDTIDKQENIVITLPSLFKDDSYIQVISDQIKQQMRQQVQEDQDKIYWIESAEDDDVMTPFESISKDQNFYINADGKLVISFNEYDVAPGYMGVVEFVIPTEALSGILVSHEYIK from the coding sequence TTGAATGACAGATTAAACAACATGAAAAAAAAATACGAGTCCGTTCCCATCCCTGAAGAATTGGATTTGGTCGTCAAAAGAGCGATCAAGCAAAGGAAGAATCGGCGTATCAAGCTTCAATCATTAGCTGGGGGTGCAGCCGCCTCCATTCTATTATTTGCCGGAGTGAATACGAGCCCTACGTTTGCTGCCGCGATCTCGGATGTACCAGTACTCGGCAATCTTGTTAAAGTAATCACGATCAGTGAGTACACCCAAAAAGATGATTCGTCCGAGACAAACATCAAAACACCGGCTATTACCAATCTAGACAATCCGCCACTCGAAGAGGCGCTGAACAGCAAATATGCCGAAGAGAACAAGAAGCTCTATGAATCTTTCAGAGACGAAGTCGAGGAACTAGAAAAGACGGGCAACGCCAATATGAGCCTCGACAGCGGTTATGAGATCATAACGGATACCGATCGACTACTTACCTTGTCGCGTTATGTCACGACGACCGCGGCTTCTGCCGCAGAGACAAGAACCTACGACACGATCGACAAGCAGGAAAACATCGTTATTACCCTGCCAAGCCTATTTAAAGATGATTCATACATCCAGGTGATCAGTGATCAAATCAAACAACAGATGAGACAGCAAGTGCAGGAGGACCAAGACAAGATCTATTGGATAGAATCGGCGGAAGATGATGATGTTATGACTCCTTTTGAAAGCATCTCAAAAGATCAGAACTTCTATATTAACGCTGACGGCAAGCTGGTCATTTCCTTCAATGAATACGATGTTGCCCCTGGGTATATGGGTGTAGTGGAGTTCGTCATTCCGACAGAAGCGCTCTCTGGTATTCTCGTTAGCCACGAATATATTAAATAA
- a CDS encoding DEAD/DEAH box helicase, with protein sequence MSHHTETITVQITLSAYGDALIYGSTLIQSYLSGQYLKQRLFAWHEESFYGTELEVQQIQDVELVLLPAEQVIPFFAEMKLLNHIEWVWGEESTPFVQLAPMLYECIKKRAFIPSFNAYQDGKLQWTWDPETIDPEGRAILSQLGDDPLLSEGLGAAFSASVFQRCYGTEAEAADLRREYPLLFAKDRSAAAGMDAQSWLIAIGWKADTAPFRPLLQLLEPDEEETAWRLRLVLQDKQDPALLCPVRLAEDGEASGSWPEHWTPHIHDRSKAWLERLRAALPAKMLADGGQDMISTELSDDAAWQFLTVDSHRLLQTGWQVLLPAWWEAATRKRPKLRAKVHSGEGSERSTGSSLFGLDSLVNFDWRIAIGDTSLTEAEFTDLVARNERLVRFRGQWIALDPALVAQIRQAMAGMDSSQGLSFQDILHLHLLGSEDAPENSGQEPEEEGPERIRLEVELNEHLLGLISQLKRQSEWPDLPVPDSLKAELRSYQREGYAWLAFLRRFGLGACLADDMGLGKTVQFITYLLHVKETASGQEGRLPSLLICPTSVLGNWQKELSRFAPSIRVMLHYGSKRYSSEEFHEEASQADIVLTSYATATLDQELLIGFKWEALCLDEAQNIKNAQTKQSAAVRSFPAKHRIALTGTPIENRLSELWSIYDFINPGYLGNLRAFTNRFIQAIEKDHDEQKTADLQKLVKPFMLRRKKKDPAIQLDLPDKNEMKTYIHLTTEQGALYDQSVNQLMERMQKLEGIERKGAILSALTQLKQLCDHPQLLTKEALPEITGTSGRKLDTETLINRSSKLERLLSMVKELREEDERCLIFTQYIGMGEMLQQVLQQELDEPVLYLNGSTSKTARDRMIDQFQSRTLPAKEQPSVFILSIKAGGVGLNLTAANHVFHFDRWWNPAVENQATDRAYRMGQTKDVQVHKFISMGTLEERIDEMLESKQQLSDNVISSSEGWITELSTDELKDLFTLRRDWA encoded by the coding sequence ATGAGCCATCATACTGAAACCATCACCGTCCAGATTACGTTAAGCGCCTATGGAGATGCGCTCATATACGGTTCCACCCTAATACAGAGCTACTTGTCCGGACAATACCTGAAGCAGCGTTTGTTTGCCTGGCACGAGGAATCTTTTTATGGAACAGAGTTGGAAGTGCAGCAAATTCAAGATGTTGAGCTGGTTCTCCTGCCTGCTGAGCAGGTCATCCCTTTCTTTGCAGAGATGAAGCTGCTGAATCATATTGAGTGGGTGTGGGGTGAGGAAAGCACTCCATTCGTCCAGCTCGCCCCGATGCTTTACGAGTGTATCAAGAAAAGAGCATTTATCCCGAGCTTTAACGCCTATCAAGACGGAAAGCTGCAGTGGACCTGGGATCCGGAGACTATCGATCCGGAAGGCAGAGCAATCCTGTCACAGCTGGGGGACGATCCCTTGCTTAGCGAAGGGTTAGGAGCAGCCTTCTCGGCTTCTGTCTTTCAAAGGTGTTACGGGACAGAAGCCGAGGCTGCCGATTTACGCCGGGAATACCCGCTACTCTTCGCCAAAGACCGTTCCGCTGCAGCCGGGATGGATGCACAGTCCTGGCTTATTGCCATTGGCTGGAAAGCAGACACGGCTCCCTTCCGCCCGCTTCTCCAGCTGCTGGAGCCGGACGAAGAAGAAACGGCTTGGCGGCTGAGGCTTGTCCTTCAAGACAAGCAAGACCCCGCGCTGCTCTGCCCAGTCCGGCTTGCGGAGGACGGCGAAGCTTCCGGCTCATGGCCGGAGCACTGGACGCCGCATATACACGATCGTTCCAAGGCATGGCTGGAACGTCTACGCGCCGCGCTTCCAGCGAAGATGCTGGCGGACGGCGGACAGGATATGATAAGCACCGAGCTGTCCGATGATGCTGCGTGGCAGTTCCTGACGGTGGACAGCCATCGTCTGCTGCAGACCGGCTGGCAGGTGCTGCTTCCGGCATGGTGGGAAGCTGCCACCCGAAAGCGGCCGAAGCTGCGGGCGAAGGTCCACTCTGGCGAAGGCAGCGAGCGCAGCACCGGAAGTTCGCTATTCGGGCTAGATTCACTTGTGAACTTCGATTGGCGCATCGCCATTGGCGATACCAGCCTCACAGAAGCCGAGTTCACCGACCTTGTCGCACGGAACGAACGATTAGTCCGTTTCCGTGGCCAGTGGATCGCGCTCGACCCTGCGCTGGTGGCGCAAATCCGCCAGGCCATGGCAGGAATGGATTCCTCGCAGGGCTTATCCTTTCAGGATATCCTGCACCTCCATCTGCTGGGAAGCGAGGATGCACCAGAGAACAGCGGCCAGGAACCCGAAGAGGAAGGTCCTGAACGCATCCGGCTTGAGGTCGAGCTGAATGAGCATCTACTGGGGCTGATCAGCCAGCTTAAACGGCAGAGTGAGTGGCCGGATCTGCCTGTACCGGATAGTTTAAAGGCAGAGCTTCGGTCTTACCAGCGTGAGGGCTATGCTTGGCTTGCCTTTTTGCGACGTTTTGGGCTTGGCGCCTGTCTCGCCGATGATATGGGTCTCGGCAAAACCGTACAATTCATCACGTACTTGCTTCATGTCAAAGAAACGGCTTCCGGGCAGGAAGGCAGGCTACCTTCCCTCCTGATCTGCCCTACTTCCGTTCTGGGCAACTGGCAGAAGGAATTGAGCCGGTTCGCCCCGTCCATCCGGGTTATGCTTCATTACGGAAGCAAGCGGTACAGCAGTGAGGAGTTCCATGAGGAAGCAAGCCAGGCCGACATTGTCCTGACCTCTTATGCAACGGCTACCCTGGATCAGGAGCTGCTTATAGGTTTCAAATGGGAAGCCCTCTGTCTCGATGAAGCTCAAAATATAAAAAATGCCCAGACGAAGCAATCGGCTGCGGTCCGCAGCTTTCCGGCGAAACATCGCATCGCGCTGACCGGTACGCCGATTGAAAACCGCCTGTCGGAGCTCTGGTCGATCTATGATTTTATCAATCCGGGATATCTAGGCAATCTTCGGGCCTTTACCAACCGCTTCATTCAAGCGATTGAGAAGGACCATGACGAGCAGAAAACGGCCGATCTGCAAAAGCTCGTTAAACCGTTCATGCTCCGCCGCAAGAAAAAAGATCCGGCGATCCAGCTGGATCTACCGGATAAGAACGAGATGAAAACATACATTCATCTCACGACCGAGCAGGGTGCACTTTACGATCAGAGTGTGAACCAGCTCATGGAGCGTATGCAGAAGCTGGAGGGTATTGAGCGGAAAGGTGCTATTCTATCGGCACTCACCCAGCTGAAACAGCTGTGCGATCACCCGCAGCTGCTGACTAAAGAAGCTCTACCAGAAATAACGGGGACCTCAGGCCGTAAGCTGGATACGGAAACGCTTATCAACCGTTCTTCCAAGCTTGAGCGCCTTCTATCCATGGTCAAGGAGCTTCGGGAAGAAGACGAACGATGCCTGATCTTTACGCAGTACATTGGCATGGGCGAGATGCTGCAGCAGGTGCTTCAACAAGAGCTTGACGAACCGGTGCTTTATCTGAATGGCAGCACCTCAAAGACAGCGCGCGACCGTATGATCGACCAGTTCCAGTCGCGGACGCTGCCGGCGAAGGAGCAGCCCAGCGTATTTATCCTTTCGATCAAGGCGGGAGGCGTCGGCCTGAATCTGACCGCAGCCAACCACGTCTTCCACTTCGACCGCTGGTGGAACCCGGCTGTTGAGAATCAAGCAACCGACCGGGCATACCGCATGGGCCAGACGAAGGATGTGCAGGTTCACAAGTTCATCTCCATGGGCACACTGGAGGAACGGATTGATGAGATGCTGGAAAGCAAGCAGCAGCTCAGCGATAACGTCATCTCCAGCAGTGAAGGCTGGATAACCGAGCTGTCGACCGATGAGCTGAAGGATCTGTTCACCTTGCGACGGGATTGGGCGTAG
- a CDS encoding GH39 family glycosyl hydrolase, translating into MKTSIYELVETGDALPFDVSLHRVNYVPSHWHNSVEIIFVLNGKLEVTVGSQQHTLAEGDVFLINQCHVHEVIGLNNNIIATFLIPISYLKENIRGIENILFKCESRTARSEQRGALDQIRHLLAEMVQLNNKKEEAYELDMGIRMLAVFSILLKQFRTTGSSGAINEKYMERMLRIITYIDEHYKDPISLQSLAEREFLSVPYLSKFFSENIGLNFQSYLTSIRLKNAVEDLLNYDEIPIADLALNHGFPNAKSFYTAFKNRYHMTPHEYRKQYRPDMVQKKNEDISSHYLNFNHSSALGIIRQFLERSQSREVEKVQTLETRAYKIDTAIQGTTVQHTWKNLITIGKAKEGLHADVQQQLKHVQQKSPFRYLRFHGIFDDGMMVYDEDGAGKPRYNFRFVDQLFDFLLSVGLKPFVELGFMPSALASDTDKSVFYRASYTSPPKSVDKWCELVDRFIRHCMNRYGAAEVKSWKFEFWNEPELHIFWPASHDEYNELYYRTYQTVKNISQALQIGAPGRIITMESMSMVKDFFEFCRKNSCQPDFIPLHFYPHERFEKLMNKEYMAQKYDTDSYYQLLEEFRGISSNPDFLKEKLEDELKLIAEYGLSGCEIYLTEWNSTGYHRELTNDTLYKAAYIAKNLLDNLDVVHGFGYWVLSDNIEETFPSQQLFHGGLGLIAQYGIPKPAMYAYELLTKLGSTVIAQGDGYIVTAGSGGYQVLTYNYCHFDELYAMGDISFIDATHRYNGFKNERTLKIDIALSNLPNGHYKMITHTISRSQGSSYDAWVTMGAPESLTQEDIQYLKANSCPRRHVQYVRVDEAALTVHSSLAPHEVELIELMPTYD; encoded by the coding sequence TTGAAGACATCCATCTACGAACTGGTTGAGACCGGGGACGCATTACCTTTTGATGTATCACTGCACAGAGTCAATTATGTGCCAAGCCATTGGCATAACAGTGTGGAGATCATTTTTGTATTGAACGGTAAACTGGAAGTTACGGTAGGGAGTCAGCAGCACACCTTGGCTGAAGGGGATGTATTTCTGATCAATCAATGTCATGTTCATGAAGTGATTGGTCTGAATAATAACATTATCGCTACGTTTCTCATTCCTATATCCTATTTGAAAGAGAATATTAGGGGCATTGAGAATATTCTATTCAAATGTGAATCTCGTACAGCACGGTCCGAGCAGCGTGGAGCCCTCGATCAAATCCGCCATTTGCTCGCGGAAATGGTGCAGCTGAACAATAAGAAGGAGGAAGCTTATGAACTGGACATGGGGATTCGGATGTTGGCCGTATTCTCCATTCTCTTGAAGCAATTCCGGACGACCGGATCGAGCGGTGCGATAAACGAGAAGTATATGGAACGAATGCTACGTATTATTACTTATATTGATGAACACTACAAAGATCCGATTTCGCTTCAGTCTTTGGCAGAGCGTGAATTTCTCTCGGTTCCATATCTGTCCAAATTTTTCAGTGAAAATATCGGACTGAATTTTCAATCCTATCTGACCAGCATCCGTCTGAAAAATGCAGTAGAGGATCTGCTTAACTATGACGAGATTCCGATCGCGGATCTTGCTTTGAATCATGGGTTCCCGAATGCCAAGTCGTTTTACACCGCCTTTAAGAACCGCTACCATATGACGCCTCATGAGTACCGTAAGCAGTACCGTCCGGATATGGTCCAGAAGAAGAATGAGGATATCTCCTCTCATTATCTGAACTTTAATCATTCCAGCGCGCTTGGCATTATCCGTCAGTTTCTGGAGCGGAGCCAGTCTCGGGAGGTAGAGAAAGTTCAGACTTTGGAAACTAGGGCCTATAAAATTGATACTGCAATCCAAGGAACAACCGTTCAGCATACGTGGAAGAATCTGATCACCATCGGAAAAGCGAAGGAAGGGCTGCATGCAGATGTGCAGCAGCAGCTGAAGCATGTACAGCAGAAGAGTCCGTTCCGTTATTTGCGGTTCCACGGCATCTTTGATGACGGGATGATGGTTTACGATGAGGATGGAGCCGGGAAGCCCCGTTATAATTTCCGGTTTGTGGACCAATTGTTCGATTTTTTGCTGTCTGTCGGGCTAAAGCCTTTTGTAGAGCTTGGATTTATGCCTTCTGCTCTGGCATCTGATACGGATAAATCGGTATTCTACAGAGCCAGTTATACCAGTCCGCCCAAGTCCGTGGATAAGTGGTGCGAGCTGGTTGACCGATTCATCCGTCACTGCATGAATCGGTATGGGGCAGCGGAAGTGAAGAGCTGGAAGTTTGAATTCTGGAACGAGCCGGAGCTTCATATATTCTGGCCAGCGTCACACGATGAATACAATGAGTTGTATTACAGAACCTATCAGACGGTCAAAAATATATCACAGGCACTCCAAATTGGAGCTCCAGGACGGATTATTACGATGGAATCCATGTCCATGGTTAAGGATTTTTTTGAATTTTGCAGAAAGAATAGTTGCCAGCCAGACTTTATTCCACTTCACTTCTATCCGCACGAGCGCTTTGAGAAGTTGATGAACAAGGAATATATGGCTCAGAAGTACGATACAGACTCCTATTATCAGCTGCTTGAAGAATTTCGCGGAATCTCTTCGAATCCGGATTTCTTAAAGGAGAAGCTGGAAGATGAGCTTAAGCTGATCGCAGAGTACGGATTATCCGGCTGCGAGATTTATCTTACGGAATGGAATTCGACGGGATACCATCGAGAGCTCACGAATGATACGTTGTACAAGGCTGCTTATATTGCGAAAAATCTGCTTGATAATCTGGACGTCGTTCATGGATTCGGTTATTGGGTGCTTAGTGACAATATTGAGGAGACGTTTCCATCGCAACAGTTGTTTCACGGTGGACTCGGTTTGATTGCACAGTATGGTATCCCGAAACCCGCGATGTATGCATATGAGCTGTTAACAAAGCTAGGGAGTACCGTTATAGCTCAAGGAGACGGGTATATTGTGACTGCGGGGAGCGGGGGATATCAGGTCCTGACTTATAATTACTGCCACTTCGATGAGCTCTATGCTATGGGTGATATTTCATTTATTGATGCAACTCACCGTTATAATGGATTCAAGAATGAGCGGACATTAAAAATTGACATAGCTCTCAGCAATCTACCAAATGGTCATTACAAGATGATTACCCATACGATCAGCCGCAGCCAGGGCAGCAGCTATGATGCCTGGGTAACAATGGGGGCACCGGAATCTCTGACACAGGAGGATATCCAATACCTAAAGGCGAATTCCTGTCCCCGCAGACATGTTCAATATGTGAGGGTGGATGAGGCGGCGTTAACCGTTCATTCCAGTCTCGCACCACATGAAGTGGAGCTAATTGAACTGATGCCGACCTATGACTAA
- a CDS encoding helix-turn-helix transcriptional regulator has protein sequence MNSQARLQALSAFLKSQRAKISPESAGLPVGTRRRTPGLRREEVAQLAGVSTTWYTWLEQGRDIQVSSSVLDCVANALKLTADERKYLFSLAFETGTSTYPLKQEAAHISPSLHKIIKELHCCPAIISDRMCNIVGWNNAAAHVFLDFERIPLEERNMIRLLFTRREFKRLAVNWDQFASGFLAMFRSYYGQYVEDKWYESFLEEMKRDHPGFTRMWEQSQVSYAPEVHLEFRHAKAGKMLFELTSLHVYGNDDLRCSIYTPAPDTNTEAKMRQLMEEKS, from the coding sequence ATGAATTCACAGGCCAGACTTCAAGCACTGTCCGCATTTTTAAAATCTCAACGCGCGAAGATCTCCCCAGAGTCTGCCGGCTTACCGGTAGGAACCCGAAGAAGAACGCCGGGACTGCGAAGAGAGGAAGTAGCGCAACTGGCAGGCGTTAGCACAACGTGGTACACCTGGTTGGAACAAGGACGTGATATCCAGGTTTCATCATCTGTCCTTGATTGTGTAGCTAACGCGCTGAAACTAACCGCTGATGAACGGAAGTATTTGTTCTCACTAGCCTTCGAGACGGGTACAAGCACCTATCCGCTCAAACAGGAAGCGGCCCATATCAGCCCCTCCCTGCATAAAATTATTAAAGAACTCCACTGTTGTCCGGCGATTATTTCCGATCGCATGTGTAACATTGTTGGGTGGAATAATGCCGCGGCCCATGTATTTCTGGACTTTGAACGCATTCCTCTGGAAGAACGAAATATGATTCGCCTGCTGTTCACCCGCAGAGAATTTAAGCGTTTGGCAGTTAACTGGGATCAGTTTGCCAGCGGGTTTCTGGCGATGTTTCGTTCGTATTACGGACAATATGTGGAGGATAAGTGGTACGAATCATTTCTTGAAGAAATGAAGAGAGATCATCCCGGCTTCACCCGGATGTGGGAGCAAAGCCAGGTGAGTTACGCACCGGAAGTACATCTTGAATTCAGACATGCCAAAGCCGGAAAGATGTTGTTTGAGCTTACGTCTTTGCATGTATATGGTAATGATGATTTACGCTGCAGTATATATACACCTGCGCCGGACACGAATACGGAAGCCAAGATGCGGCAGTTGATGGAAGAGAAATCGTAA
- a CDS encoding RNA polymerase sigma factor, with translation MRGRKLEKLLMDCVTENQESIYRLAYSYVKNKEDALDIVQDAIHKAFLSIDKLQNKGSIKSWFYRIVVTTSLDFLRKYKNMHVMEDEILESFIPGQNDTYPNLDLAESVNDLPEKYRTVIILRFFEDMKIEDIAEVIQENASTVKTRLYQALKRLRISLEEEQLKEVHPVE, from the coding sequence ATGAGAGGCCGGAAACTGGAAAAGCTTCTTATGGATTGTGTTACAGAAAATCAGGAAAGCATCTACAGGCTGGCCTACAGCTATGTAAAAAACAAAGAGGATGCACTCGATATCGTACAGGACGCAATTCATAAAGCATTTCTATCCATTGATAAACTGCAAAATAAGGGTTCAATCAAGAGCTGGTTCTACAGAATTGTCGTAACAACCTCCCTTGATTTTTTAAGAAAATATAAAAATATGCATGTCATGGAGGATGAAATTTTAGAGTCATTCATCCCCGGTCAAAATGATACTTATCCCAATCTGGATTTGGCCGAATCCGTGAATGATCTGCCTGAGAAATACCGGACAGTTATCATTCTCCGATTTTTTGAAGATATGAAAATAGAGGATATTGCAGAAGTGATTCAGGAGAACGCCAGTACTGTGAAAACAAGATTGTATCAGGCGCTGAAACGGCTGCGAATAAGTTTGGAAGAAGAACAACTAAAGGAGGTGCATCCCGTTGAATGA
- the fabF gene encoding beta-ketoacyl-ACP synthase II — translation MERVVITGMGVISPLGNDVESFWSRLVHGQSGISHIESFDTTKQKVKIAGIVRDFDPIELFGVKETRRMDRFCQFALAAAEQAFNSSSLKLEDINRERMGVYIGSGIGGIQTLMNQSAALASRGPERISPTLVPMMIPNMAAAMVSIKYGALGSSLSPVTACSIGNTAIGEALFNIQAGRSDIIFAGGTEAALTDISLASFSNATALSTRNDQPEYASRPFDAGRDGFVMAEGAGIVILESLTHALRRNAQILGEVIGYGAGSDAYHMVATPADGHGAARAMKSALAEAKISSNEVDVISAHATSTVIGDRSETAAIKHVFGPDAYRIPVTANKSMTGHMLGASGGIEAIALVKSLQEGIIPPTINLDTPDPACDLDYVPNQARKADLNIGISNSFGFGGHNSAIIIKKFAL, via the coding sequence ATGGAAAGAGTCGTCATTACCGGTATGGGTGTGATTTCGCCGCTGGGTAACGATGTAGAATCATTCTGGTCCCGATTAGTTCACGGTCAATCTGGTATTTCACATATAGAATCATTTGACACAACGAAACAAAAGGTAAAGATAGCGGGTATCGTTCGGGATTTTGATCCAATTGAACTCTTTGGTGTAAAAGAAACAAGGCGCATGGACCGTTTCTGCCAGTTCGCCTTAGCAGCGGCAGAACAAGCCTTCAACAGCTCCAGTCTCAAGCTTGAGGACATCAATCGGGAGCGCATGGGCGTATATATCGGCTCCGGCATCGGAGGAATCCAGACCTTAATGAATCAAAGTGCGGCTCTCGCCTCACGCGGACCTGAACGGATCAGCCCCACACTCGTTCCAATGATGATTCCTAACATGGCAGCCGCAATGGTTAGCATTAAATATGGCGCACTGGGTTCCTCACTATCACCGGTAACGGCTTGTTCTATCGGGAATACAGCGATAGGTGAAGCCCTCTTTAATATACAGGCGGGAAGGTCTGACATCATATTTGCGGGAGGAACAGAAGCTGCACTGACCGACATTTCACTCGCAAGCTTCTCCAATGCCACGGCGCTATCCACCCGAAACGATCAGCCAGAATACGCAAGCCGTCCGTTCGATGCTGGACGGGACGGGTTTGTAATGGCAGAGGGTGCTGGTATTGTCATTTTGGAGTCCCTGACTCATGCACTGCGAAGAAATGCCCAAATCCTCGGAGAGGTTATTGGTTATGGGGCCGGCTCAGATGCCTATCATATGGTCGCAACACCAGCAGACGGTCACGGAGCCGCCAGGGCAATGAAGTCGGCACTTGCAGAAGCCAAAATCTCTTCAAATGAAGTCGATGTGATCAGCGCTCATGCGACGAGTACTGTAATCGGGGACCGTTCGGAAACAGCAGCGATCAAACATGTATTTGGACCTGACGCATACCGTATTCCCGTAACAGCCAACAAATCAATGACCGGTCATATGCTGGGTGCCTCTGGAGGCATAGAGGCGATTGCTCTTGTTAAATCTTTGCAGGAGGGAATCATTCCCCCTACGATCAATCTAGATACACCTGATCCGGCGTGTGACCTGGACTACGTCCCGAATCAAGCCAGAAAAGCCGATCTAAATATTGGAATCTCAAATTCCTTTGGCTTCGGGGGACATAATTCAGCTATAATTATCAAGAAGTTTGCGTTGTAA
- a CDS encoding SWIM zinc finger family protein yields the protein MNLIQPLDDIQWQTLIQHTAAYFNDLTVKRGFQYYKQGRVSSLQLYESGHIEAVVEGRETYHVDLVPGSLDDSRCTCPVRKSCKHMVAVLLDAAGKQGRSVHALVNAHSTNLIRFGELTSTEHGASPYSAHTAANRQAATLANFKEQANRLSEMPISDWHKLFGQCTTALGVNTLNSLYSRNALEAIFRIKPALSGVMDVLFELHARLFVLERLVRQPQSHNTGSGLFMGYHVQIAADDIQKDIEQHFASGHFSIPVETEHSQRMSETLTYLRDKMLTEARNHSFFSNIYNQLWVYGIHSNERDTQLYSEELDHLKSAEAELGNAYSRSAGMLAQSLMHFFLSEDQKAWELLRSADKGLYIQPEQLIHFLDVLSQDQDWTRLTGWLTEIGPLLASYRNHNLNSYMAYWDQAIQQLPQAEQSLWDTLVDMLPYSKDIYQETLLAHGKWQQWMDFQLSTGKEPLEFRVSVLQPIEKHAPELLLPFFHQAVERYILQKNRASYKAAVKLLKRLSKLYKKMKQEDRWDTFITAFAGRHSRLRALQEELRRGKLIS from the coding sequence ATGAACCTTATCCAGCCGCTGGATGATATACAATGGCAGACACTCATACAACATACAGCCGCATACTTCAATGACCTGACAGTAAAACGCGGATTTCAATATTACAAGCAGGGCCGGGTCTCTTCGCTGCAGCTGTACGAATCCGGTCATATCGAAGCTGTAGTGGAAGGAAGAGAAACTTATCACGTCGACCTTGTCCCGGGTTCTCTGGATGACAGCCGCTGCACTTGTCCGGTCAGAAAGAGCTGCAAGCACATGGTAGCTGTCCTGCTGGATGCTGCAGGCAAGCAGGGGCGATCCGTTCACGCGCTCGTGAACGCCCATTCAACCAATCTCATCCGGTTCGGCGAGTTGACTTCAACCGAGCACGGGGCTTCTCCGTATTCGGCCCACACAGCCGCGAACAGACAAGCAGCCACCTTAGCAAACTTCAAAGAACAAGCCAACCGACTATCCGAAATGCCTATCTCTGATTGGCATAAGCTGTTTGGCCAATGCACCACAGCACTGGGGGTCAACACCTTAAACTCCCTGTACTCCAGAAATGCACTGGAAGCCATCTTCCGCATCAAACCTGCTCTTAGCGGAGTCATGGATGTGCTGTTCGAGCTTCATGCTCGACTGTTCGTGCTCGAAAGGCTGGTGAGACAACCGCAGAGCCACAACACGGGCTCCGGTCTATTTATGGGCTATCACGTCCAGATTGCTGCGGATGATATCCAGAAAGACATCGAGCAGCACTTCGCATCTGGTCACTTCTCCATTCCAGTTGAAACAGAGCATTCACAGCGTATGAGCGAAACGTTAACTTATTTGCGAGATAAAATGCTGACCGAAGCCCGAAACCACTCATTCTTCTCCAATATCTACAACCAGCTTTGGGTGTACGGCATTCATTCCAATGAACGGGATACACAACTGTACTCCGAAGAGCTGGACCATCTGAAATCGGCTGAGGCGGAACTCGGTAACGCATATTCGCGATCTGCGGGTATGCTTGCGCAAAGCTTGATGCACTTCTTTCTCTCCGAGGATCAAAAGGCTTGGGAACTGCTTCGATCTGCCGACAAAGGACTTTACATTCAACCTGAGCAGCTGATCCATTTCCTTGATGTGCTTTCTCAAGATCAAGACTGGACGCGCTTAACGGGGTGGCTCACCGAGATCGGCCCGCTGCTGGCCAGCTACCGAAATCACAATTTAAACAGCTATATGGCCTACTGGGATCAAGCGATACAGCAGCTGCCGCAAGCAGAGCAGTCCCTGTGGGACACACTGGTGGACATGCTTCCTTATTCCAAGGATATTTACCAGGAAACACTGCTTGCCCATGGCAAATGGCAGCAATGGATGGATTTTCAACTAAGCACCGGCAAAGAGCCGCTGGAGTTTCGTGTCAGCGTACTGCAGCCGATCGAGAAGCATGCACCGGAACTGCTGCTGCCTTTTTTTCATCAGGCGGTAGAACGATACATTCTTCAAAAGAACAGAGCCAGCTATAAAGCAGCAGTCAAGCTGCTCAAGCGTTTGTCTAAGCTATACAAAAAAATGAAGCAGGAAGACCGCTGGGATACATTCATTACCGCCTTTGCCGGACGGCATAGCCGGCTTCGCGCACTCCAGGAGGAGCTTCGGAGAGGAAAACTGATATCATGA